In Streptomyces sp. NBC_01707, a genomic segment contains:
- a CDS encoding dihydrofolate reductase family protein: protein MKLVVQEFLTLDGVSQGPGSPDEDTSDGFTRGGWFVPHLDEEFDRLVGSWLGEADAFLFGRRTYQNFARDWPKMTDHPFAGILNGLPKYVASHSMTKAEWTPTTILSDDVPAQVAELKRQPGRELQIHGSARLAQSLLAAGLIDTLRLVIAPVVVGQGRRLFPDGGAPAGLRLVSHRTTPGGLSVHTFEATGLPQYGTYGADA, encoded by the coding sequence ATGAAGCTGGTTGTGCAGGAGTTCCTGACGCTCGACGGTGTCTCCCAGGGGCCGGGTTCCCCGGACGAGGACACCAGCGACGGGTTCACGCGGGGTGGCTGGTTCGTGCCGCACCTGGACGAGGAGTTCGACCGGCTCGTCGGCAGCTGGCTCGGCGAGGCGGACGCATTTCTCTTCGGCCGCCGTACCTATCAGAACTTCGCGCGGGACTGGCCGAAGATGACCGACCATCCCTTCGCCGGCATCTTGAACGGCTTGCCGAAGTACGTGGCCTCCCACAGCATGACCAAGGCGGAGTGGACCCCGACCACGATCCTGTCCGACGACGTCCCCGCCCAGGTCGCCGAGCTGAAGCGGCAGCCCGGCCGGGAACTGCAGATCCACGGCAGCGCCCGGTTGGCCCAGTCACTGCTGGCCGCCGGGCTGATCGACACATTGCGGCTCGTGATCGCCCCGGTCGTGGTGGGCCAGGGCCGACGTCTGTTCCCGGACGGCGGAGCACCGGCCGGCCTGCGGCTCGTCAGTCATCGGACGACACCGGGCGGCCTCTCGGTGCACACCTTCGAAGCGACGGGGCTTCCGCAGTACGGGACCTACGGGGCCGACGCGTAG
- a CDS encoding GNAT family N-acetyltransferase, with product MAIKYEWRGDFDNASLDALHADGFGTIPVARTDWRARVEYHSLGWVCAWEEGVLSGFVNVGWDGGAHAFILDTVVARDRRSRGVGAALVAVAVEEARAAKCEWLHVDFEEHLRSFYFDACGFTETSAGLIAL from the coding sequence GTGGCGATCAAGTATGAGTGGCGAGGTGACTTCGACAATGCGTCTCTCGACGCGCTGCACGCCGACGGCTTCGGCACCATCCCGGTAGCTCGGACCGACTGGCGAGCGCGAGTTGAGTACCACAGCCTCGGCTGGGTCTGCGCGTGGGAGGAAGGCGTTCTGAGCGGCTTCGTCAACGTTGGCTGGGACGGCGGTGCTCACGCCTTCATCCTGGACACGGTGGTCGCCCGGGATCGCCGGTCGAGAGGGGTCGGCGCCGCGCTTGTCGCGGTCGCGGTCGAGGAAGCGCGTGCCGCGAAGTGCGAGTGGCTTCACGTCGACTTCGAGGAGCATCTGAGGTCGTTCTATTTCGATGCCTGTGGCTTCACGGAGACGTCGGCCGGGCTGATCGCCCTCTGA
- a CDS encoding HPr family phosphocarrier protein: protein MHQRTVAVGSRSGLHARPASLLVQAATRQPVKVTISRDGQSAVDARSLLSVLALAAQYGDSVVLAAEGDGAEAAVEELATLLARDLDATP, encoded by the coding sequence ATGCATCAGCGCACTGTCGCCGTGGGTTCCCGCAGCGGTCTGCACGCCCGCCCGGCCTCGTTGCTCGTCCAGGCGGCGACTCGGCAGCCGGTCAAGGTGACCATCAGCAGGGACGGTCAGAGCGCCGTCGACGCCCGGAGTCTGCTCTCCGTGCTCGCCCTCGCGGCCCAGTACGGCGACTCGGTGGTGCTGGCCGCGGAGGGCGACGGCGCGGAAGCCGCGGTCGAGGAGCTGGCCACACTCCTCGCCAGGGACCTTGACGCCACTCCGTGA
- a CDS encoding fructose-specific PTS transporter subunit EIIC: MSELITAALVDLDLSAETKYDATRSLAERMVAEGRVSDLDGFLADVAAREAQMPTGLDGGIGIPHCRSEHVTAPTLAFGRSDRGIDFGAADGPADLIFLIAAPAGADDDHLTILSALARRLMDPDFTSALRAERAPVAAAALIRGEEATPAGSTSDTSPSEGAAADGPATDGAAPADEPFRIVAVTSCPTGIAHTYMAAESLAAAARAEGVVLDVETQGSAGFERLDPELIAAADAVIWAHDVEVREKARFDGKPIVDTGVKAGINRPAALIAEAKRQAARGATSTVTGGAAQQDDGVTTGGDHAHFGIRLRTYLMSGVSYMVPFVAAGGLLIALSFAIGGYEIASAKSVADHFVWGEADSWAALLNQIGTAAFAFLVPVLAGYIAYGMADRPALVPGFVGGAIALTINAGFLGGLAAGLLAGAVVMAIQRVKVHPTLRGIMPVLVIPLIASVVVGFLMFIVVGKPIASLQQALTDALNGLSGSNAIILGIVLGLMMCFDMGGPLNKVAYAFAVGGLADPTPGSLKVMAAVMAAGMVPPLAMALATTVRGRLFTKTERENGRAAWVLGASFISEGAIPFAAADPLRVIPSVMAGGAVTGALSMAFGCTLRAPHGGIFVVPLIGDPFLYLLAIAAGTAVATALVVLLKGMRRTAEAPTPAIEERKIPVAA, encoded by the coding sequence TTGAGTGAACTGATCACCGCGGCACTGGTCGATCTCGATCTGTCCGCCGAGACGAAGTACGACGCCACCCGGTCGCTCGCCGAGCGGATGGTCGCCGAAGGCCGCGTCAGCGACCTCGACGGCTTCCTCGCCGACGTCGCCGCCCGTGAGGCGCAGATGCCGACCGGTCTGGACGGCGGTATCGGCATCCCGCACTGCCGCAGCGAGCACGTCACCGCGCCCACGCTCGCCTTCGGCCGCAGCGACCGGGGCATCGACTTCGGCGCGGCGGACGGTCCCGCGGATCTGATCTTCCTGATAGCGGCGCCGGCCGGGGCAGACGACGACCACCTCACCATCCTTTCTGCCCTGGCACGACGGCTGATGGACCCCGACTTCACGAGCGCACTGCGCGCCGAGCGCGCTCCGGTCGCGGCCGCGGCCCTCATCCGCGGCGAGGAGGCCACGCCGGCCGGCTCGACTTCGGACACCTCGCCTTCGGAAGGTGCGGCAGCGGACGGCCCTGCCACGGACGGCGCCGCACCGGCGGACGAACCCTTCCGGATCGTCGCCGTCACGTCATGTCCGACCGGCATCGCACACACCTACATGGCCGCCGAATCGCTGGCAGCCGCGGCCCGCGCCGAAGGCGTGGTGCTCGACGTCGAGACGCAGGGCTCGGCCGGGTTCGAAAGGCTCGACCCAGAGCTCATCGCCGCTGCCGACGCGGTCATCTGGGCGCATGACGTCGAGGTGCGCGAGAAGGCACGGTTCGACGGCAAGCCCATCGTCGACACCGGGGTCAAGGCAGGGATCAACCGACCCGCCGCCCTGATCGCCGAAGCCAAGCGGCAGGCGGCGCGCGGTGCGACCAGCACCGTCACCGGTGGCGCCGCTCAGCAGGACGACGGAGTCACGACCGGCGGTGACCACGCACACTTCGGGATCCGGTTGCGGACCTACCTGATGTCCGGCGTCAGCTACATGGTGCCGTTCGTCGCCGCGGGTGGCCTCCTCATCGCGCTGTCGTTCGCCATCGGCGGCTACGAAATCGCCAGTGCCAAGTCCGTCGCCGACCACTTCGTCTGGGGGGAAGCCGACAGCTGGGCCGCTCTGCTCAACCAGATCGGCACCGCCGCATTCGCCTTCCTGGTGCCGGTACTGGCCGGGTACATCGCGTACGGCATGGCGGACCGGCCCGCGCTCGTCCCCGGGTTCGTCGGCGGTGCCATCGCCCTCACCATCAATGCGGGCTTCCTCGGCGGCCTCGCGGCGGGTCTGCTGGCCGGTGCGGTGGTGATGGCGATCCAACGGGTGAAGGTCCATCCCACGCTGCGCGGCATCATGCCGGTGCTGGTGATTCCCCTGATCGCCTCGGTGGTCGTCGGTTTCCTGATGTTCATCGTTGTCGGCAAGCCGATCGCCTCGCTCCAACAGGCCCTGACCGACGCACTCAACGGTCTCTCCGGCTCGAACGCGATCATTCTCGGCATCGTTCTCGGCCTGATGATGTGTTTCGACATGGGCGGGCCGCTCAACAAGGTGGCCTATGCCTTCGCGGTCGGCGGGCTGGCCGACCCGACGCCCGGCAGCCTCAAGGTGATGGCCGCAGTGATGGCAGCCGGAATGGTGCCGCCGCTGGCCATGGCACTCGCAACCACCGTGCGCGGCCGGCTGTTCACCAAGACGGAGCGGGAGAACGGCAGGGCGGCCTGGGTCCTGGGCGCATCCTTCATCAGCGAGGGCGCCATCCCGTTCGCGGCGGCCGACCCCCTCCGGGTGATCCCGTCGGTGATGGCCGGCGGCGCGGTGACCGGTGCGTTGTCGATGGCCTTCGGCTGCACTCTGCGCGCCCCGCACGGTGGCATCTTCGTCGTACCACTCATCGGTGATCCGTTCCTCTACCTGCTGGCCATCGCCGCCGGTACGGCCGTCGCGACCGCGCTGGTTGTCCTCCTCAAGGGGATGCGCAGGACCGCGGAGGCGCCGACGCCGGCGATCGAAGAGCGCAAGATTCCCGTCGCCGCCTGA
- the pfkB gene encoding 1-phosphofructokinase encodes MILTVTPNPSLDRTYELPGLTRGAVLRATYDRVDPGGKGINVSRAVAAAGHRTIAVAPLGGPEGALLARLLGEHGIEAAGVPIVGSTRINVTLVEPDGTLTKVNAVGPEITVAEAEALLDAVRTRSATTDWIACCGSLPRGLSPQWYAELVARSHRAGARIALDTSGAALIAALPEHPDVVKPNAEELAEAVGRPLETLGDAVKAAEELRERGARSVLASLGADGQLLVDGTGTYFGSARVDAVRSNVGAGDASLAGFLTAGGRGPAALAAAVAHGAAAVQLPGSVMPTPAELDLSAVTTTTDIALDRPLTDPAS; translated from the coding sequence ATGATCCTCACCGTCACCCCCAATCCCAGCCTGGACCGTACGTACGAGCTGCCCGGGCTGACCCGCGGCGCCGTGCTCCGGGCCACCTACGACCGAGTCGACCCCGGCGGCAAGGGCATCAACGTCTCGCGCGCGGTTGCGGCAGCGGGCCACCGTACGATCGCTGTCGCACCGCTCGGCGGGCCCGAGGGCGCACTGCTGGCCCGGCTGCTCGGCGAGCACGGCATCGAGGCGGCCGGAGTGCCGATCGTCGGCAGCACGCGTATCAACGTCACCCTCGTCGAACCCGATGGAACGCTGACCAAGGTCAACGCGGTGGGCCCGGAGATCACTGTGGCCGAGGCAGAGGCCCTGCTGGATGCCGTACGAACCCGGTCGGCGACCACGGACTGGATCGCCTGCTGCGGCAGTCTGCCGCGCGGGCTGTCCCCGCAGTGGTACGCGGAGTTGGTGGCGCGGAGCCACCGTGCCGGGGCCCGGATCGCCCTTGACACCTCCGGCGCGGCGCTGATCGCGGCGCTGCCGGAGCACCCCGATGTGGTCAAGCCGAACGCGGAGGAGCTCGCCGAGGCGGTCGGTCGCCCACTGGAGACGCTGGGCGACGCCGTGAAGGCGGCGGAGGAGCTCCGCGAGCGCGGTGCCCGGTCCGTTCTGGCCAGCCTCGGGGCCGACGGGCAACTGCTGGTCGACGGTACGGGCACGTACTTCGGCAGCGCCCGAGTGGACGCGGTCCGCAGCAACGTCGGGGCCGGCGACGCCTCCCTCGCGGGCTTTCTCACCGCGGGTGGACGAGGCCCGGCCGCGCTCGCCGCGGCGGTCGCCCACGGCGCCGCGGCCGTGCAACTGCCCGGCAGCGTCATGCCGACCCCCGCGGAACTCGACCTGTCAGCGGTCACCACGACCACCGACATCGCCCTGGACCGCCCGCTCACGGACCCGGCCTCATGA
- a CDS encoding DeoR/GlpR family DNA-binding transcription regulator, translated as MYAPERQQAILRLARESGRVDVLSLAEEFQVTAETVRRDLKALDRAGLLRRVHGGAIPAGRLDFEPDLAERDAVAIEEKERIAAAALGELPTDGSVIIDAGSTAVRLAAVIPLEAHLTVVTHALPVAARLADHPGIALHLVGGRVRHRTRAAVDAWALNAYSEINADVVFLATNGFSPKGGLTTPDLAEAAVKRAMISSARRVVLLADSAKFGQEHFARFGDLAQVDLLITDTGLGSDDTLAVEGQGPEVVRA; from the coding sequence ATGTATGCACCGGAGCGGCAGCAAGCAATCCTCCGCCTCGCCCGCGAGAGCGGCCGGGTCGATGTGCTGTCCCTGGCCGAGGAGTTCCAGGTGACTGCCGAGACCGTGCGGCGTGATCTGAAGGCGCTGGATCGGGCCGGACTGCTGCGGCGCGTCCATGGCGGCGCGATCCCGGCCGGGCGGCTCGACTTCGAGCCCGATCTCGCCGAGCGCGATGCGGTGGCCATCGAGGAGAAGGAGCGCATCGCGGCCGCCGCGCTCGGTGAGCTCCCCACCGACGGCAGCGTGATCATCGACGCGGGCAGCACGGCCGTTCGTCTGGCCGCAGTCATCCCGCTCGAAGCCCACCTCACCGTGGTGACCCATGCGCTACCGGTCGCCGCCCGGCTCGCCGACCACCCCGGAATCGCGCTGCATCTCGTCGGTGGCCGTGTGCGGCACCGTACCCGCGCCGCCGTCGACGCCTGGGCGTTGAACGCCTACAGCGAGATCAACGCCGATGTCGTCTTCCTCGCCACGAACGGCTTCTCACCGAAGGGAGGACTGACCACGCCGGACCTCGCCGAGGCCGCCGTCAAGCGCGCCATGATCTCATCCGCCCGGCGGGTCGTGCTCCTGGCGGACTCCGCCAAGTTCGGTCAGGAACACTTCGCGCGCTTCGGTGATCTCGCGCAGGTCGATCTACTCATCACCGATACCGGACTCGGCTCGGACGACACCCTCGCCGTCGAGGGCCAGGGCCCGGAAGTAGTACGCGCATGA
- a CDS encoding SDR family oxidoreductase — protein MAGSLQGETVVVVGRGSGIARAIVDAAMAEGAHVVAAGRNREALEAAYKNTTVSVKSVDVTDETSIAALADQVSSVDHVVSTVSARARGTVGELSPEAILLSFHTKVVGPIMLAKHFAPKMPRTGSFVLFSGVAALEPDPGFLAVAATNASVNVVIRSLAVELAPLRVNAISPGTIDTGAWEGLGKEKDAFFENKSATNPVRRIGTAEDIAQAVVFAMTNTFMTGVSLAIDGGQPLV, from the coding sequence GTGGCAGGTTCCTTGCAAGGCGAGACGGTCGTCGTTGTCGGGCGTGGAAGCGGCATCGCACGAGCGATTGTCGACGCGGCCATGGCCGAAGGCGCACATGTGGTCGCCGCGGGTCGTAACCGGGAGGCTCTCGAGGCCGCCTACAAGAACACAACCGTCTCCGTGAAGAGTGTCGACGTCACGGACGAGACCTCGATCGCGGCTCTGGCCGACCAGGTGAGCAGCGTCGATCACGTGGTGTCCACCGTATCGGCCAGGGCCCGCGGCACCGTCGGGGAGCTGAGCCCGGAGGCGATCCTGTTGTCCTTCCACACGAAGGTCGTGGGCCCGATCATGCTGGCCAAGCACTTCGCACCGAAGATGCCGAGGACGGGGTCGTTCGTGCTGTTCTCCGGGGTCGCGGCTCTCGAGCCGGATCCCGGGTTTCTCGCGGTGGCGGCGACCAACGCCTCGGTGAACGTGGTGATCCGTTCACTGGCCGTGGAACTCGCCCCGCTGCGGGTGAATGCGATCTCACCAGGAACCATCGACACCGGAGCGTGGGAAGGACTGGGCAAGGAGAAGGATGCGTTCTTCGAGAACAAGTCCGCGACCAACCCCGTGCGACGTATCGGCACGGCCGAGGACATCGCCCAGGCGGTGGTCTTCGCGATGACCAACACCTTCATGACAGGCGTCAGCCTGGCGATCGACGGAGGGCAACCCCTCGTGTGA
- a CDS encoding helix-turn-helix domain-containing protein gives MGLNDEVGRRVKRLRQDGGLSLSELSRRSGVGKGTLSELETGRRNPTLETLYALTTALGRPLSAVLDDPAPGVAAGAGGVSGRAVTAVLLERYEDEDAATDVFRVTIDEGVTQESAAHVPHTTESLMVLSGTAVVGLPDAPQTAGPGGHAHWPADAPHFYSAPDGEVQGVLFVRYPKGASSKDASLDGA, from the coding sequence ATGGGTCTGAACGACGAGGTGGGGCGCAGGGTGAAACGGCTGCGGCAGGACGGCGGCCTCTCCCTGTCGGAGCTCTCACGCCGCTCGGGCGTAGGCAAGGGCACGCTCTCGGAACTCGAGACGGGCCGGCGCAACCCCACGCTGGAAACGCTCTACGCCCTGACCACAGCGCTCGGCCGCCCGCTCAGCGCCGTCCTCGACGACCCGGCGCCCGGCGTCGCGGCCGGCGCGGGTGGAGTCTCCGGCAGGGCCGTCACCGCGGTCCTCCTGGAGCGGTACGAGGACGAGGACGCGGCCACCGACGTCTTCCGCGTCACCATTGACGAGGGCGTGACCCAGGAGTCGGCCGCGCATGTCCCGCACACCACGGAGAGCCTGATGGTGCTTTCCGGGACGGCGGTCGTCGGCCTGCCGGACGCGCCGCAGACGGCCGGGCCCGGCGGCCACGCCCACTGGCCGGCCGACGCCCCGCACTTCTACAGCGCACCGGACGGCGAGGTTCAGGGTGTCCTCTTCGTCCGGTACCCGAAGGGGGCGTCTTCGAAGGATGCATCCCTGGACGGGGCTTGA